A region from the Candidatus Electrothrix scaldis genome encodes:
- a CDS encoding NAD(P)-dependent oxidoreductase codes for MKPAERMAIPRQNPKELDPAERIKNFKEVTAGYDEETAVLEAQRCLQCKKAGCVAGCPIRNDIPGFIALLREKKFEEAYWKVRETSTMPSVCSRVCPHEFQCEGNCLRGKKGDAVAIGMLERFLTDWMVANKKSLDKTCAVPNGKKVAIVGSGPAGITAAHVLAHQGYKCTIYESLPVFGGMLSVGIPHYRLPRDIIGAELAALKSCGVEIKLGVTIGKDKTLQELREDGYDSVFIGVGAHEGRKLGIEGEDTTKGVLHGVDYLRRVLTGETVDIGKKVVVVGGGNVAIDVARTALRTGSDEVFILYRRTKEEMPASSAEIHHLEEEGVRVEILASPVKIIADENNQLTGVECVKMELGEPDESGRRRPVVQEGSNFIIEADSIIPAISQKVQHEADKGTDLKQESWGTYSVNSRTLQTSIPWIFAGGDNVLGPQTAAKAVYQGKVAAESMLRFMEGKDLEEGRDLTCYMVSW; via the coding sequence ATGAAACCGGCAGAACGAATGGCTATTCCCCGGCAGAATCCCAAGGAACTTGACCCGGCTGAGCGTATAAAAAATTTTAAGGAAGTAACTGCGGGCTATGATGAAGAGACCGCTGTGTTAGAGGCTCAGCGCTGTCTGCAATGCAAAAAAGCTGGCTGTGTAGCTGGTTGCCCTATCCGCAATGATATTCCTGGATTCATCGCCTTACTTCGGGAGAAAAAATTCGAAGAGGCATACTGGAAGGTACGCGAAACAAGCACTATGCCCTCTGTCTGTTCTCGTGTCTGCCCACATGAATTTCAATGTGAAGGCAATTGCCTGCGCGGGAAAAAAGGCGATGCTGTTGCAATCGGCATGCTGGAACGCTTTCTCACCGACTGGATGGTTGCCAATAAAAAATCATTGGACAAAACCTGCGCCGTACCCAATGGAAAGAAGGTCGCTATTGTCGGTTCCGGCCCTGCCGGGATTACAGCGGCCCATGTTTTGGCCCATCAGGGGTATAAATGTACCATCTACGAATCCCTGCCTGTGTTCGGTGGCATGCTTTCCGTAGGTATTCCTCATTATCGCTTGCCGAGAGACATCATCGGTGCAGAGCTTGCGGCCCTGAAAAGTTGTGGGGTAGAGATCAAACTTGGTGTGACCATCGGAAAAGATAAGACCCTTCAGGAACTGCGAGAAGACGGGTATGATTCTGTCTTCATCGGCGTGGGTGCCCATGAGGGACGCAAATTAGGCATTGAAGGAGAAGATACGACCAAGGGCGTACTGCACGGCGTGGATTATCTTCGCCGGGTACTCACCGGAGAAACCGTGGACATAGGCAAAAAGGTGGTTGTGGTTGGTGGCGGCAATGTGGCTATTGATGTGGCCAGAACAGCCCTACGCACCGGCTCTGACGAAGTCTTTATCCTCTATCGGCGCACCAAGGAAGAAATGCCTGCATCGAGTGCTGAGATCCATCACCTGGAAGAAGAGGGCGTTCGGGTGGAAATCCTTGCTTCTCCAGTGAAGATCATTGCCGATGAAAATAATCAGCTCACCGGTGTTGAATGCGTCAAGATGGAGCTGGGAGAACCGGATGAGTCCGGTCGCCGTCGTCCAGTGGTCCAGGAGGGCTCGAATTTCATCATCGAGGCCGACTCCATCATTCCGGCCATCAGCCAAAAAGTACAACACGAGGCGGACAAGGGTACAGACCTTAAGCAGGAATCCTGGGGTACCTATTCAGTGAATTCACGAACCCTGCAAACCTCAATTCCCTGGATCTTTGCCGGAGGAGATAATGTTCTTGGTCCGCAGACTGCGGCCAAGGCGGTATATCAGGGCAAGGTTGCAGCCGAATCCATGCTACGTTTCATGGAAGGAAAGGACCTTGAAGAAGGACGAGATTTAACCTGTTACATGGTAAGCTGGTAA
- a CDS encoding bifunctional 3,4-dihydroxy-2-butanone-4-phosphate synthase/GTP cyclohydrolase II, translating to MAVSPIEDVVEDIKAGNMVILVDDEDRENEGDLCMAAEAVTPEAINFMATHGRGLICLTMSPDIIDQLGLPMMVQNNQSPYGTGFTISIEARAGVTTGISAADRARTIEAAVAPDATPRDIISPGHIFPLRARKGGVLVRTGQTEGSVDLARLAGMRTAGIICEIMKDDGTMARMPDLEIFAKEHALKIATVADLVAYRLREDILVHRAVESRLPTLHAGEFKVIAYTNDVDSFEHVALVKGEINPDEPVMVRVHSECLTGDVFGSARCDCGAQLQAAMRMVEQEGSGVILYMRQEGRGIGLVNKLKAYNLQDKGLDTVEANEHLGFKPDLRDYGIGAQMLRDLGVRKMRLLTNNPKKIIGLEGYGLEAVERLPIEVLCECESRDYLRCKRDKMGHILELYGDEDAENDAKASSCSCKGK from the coding sequence ATGGCTGTCAGTCCAATAGAAGACGTTGTTGAAGATATAAAGGCCGGTAATATGGTCATCCTGGTGGATGACGAGGACCGGGAAAATGAAGGCGACCTGTGCATGGCTGCGGAGGCGGTAACCCCTGAAGCCATTAATTTTATGGCGACCCACGGTCGTGGCCTGATCTGCCTGACCATGAGCCCGGATATTATTGATCAGTTGGGTCTGCCCATGATGGTGCAGAATAACCAGTCGCCCTACGGGACTGGCTTCACCATCAGTATTGAGGCCCGTGCCGGCGTGACAACCGGTATCTCGGCAGCTGATCGGGCCAGAACCATTGAGGCCGCAGTTGCTCCAGATGCAACTCCCCGTGATATCATCAGCCCGGGCCATATTTTTCCGCTCCGGGCTCGCAAGGGTGGTGTGTTGGTGCGCACCGGTCAGACTGAGGGCTCTGTTGATTTGGCGCGTCTTGCCGGAATGCGGACAGCCGGAATCATCTGCGAAATCATGAAAGACGACGGCACTATGGCTCGGATGCCGGATCTGGAGATCTTCGCCAAAGAGCATGCCTTGAAAATCGCTACTGTGGCGGACCTCGTTGCTTATCGCCTACGTGAAGATATTTTGGTCCACCGCGCTGTGGAGTCCCGCTTGCCCACCCTGCATGCTGGTGAATTTAAGGTGATCGCTTATACTAATGATGTTGATTCCTTTGAGCATGTTGCCTTGGTGAAAGGGGAGATCAACCCGGATGAGCCTGTCATGGTGCGCGTCCATTCCGAATGCCTGACTGGCGATGTCTTTGGTTCTGCCCGTTGTGATTGTGGAGCCCAGCTCCAGGCTGCCATGCGGATGGTGGAGCAGGAAGGAAGCGGAGTGATCTTGTATATGCGTCAGGAAGGGCGCGGGATTGGTCTGGTGAATAAGCTTAAGGCCTATAACCTGCAGGACAAGGGCTTGGATACTGTCGAGGCCAACGAGCATCTTGGTTTTAAACCAGATCTCCGTGATTACGGCATTGGTGCCCAGATGCTGCGTGATCTCGGGGTACGTAAGATGCGCCTGCTCACCAATAATCCCAAGAAGATTATTGGCCTGGAAGGATATGGTTTAGAGGCCGTAGAGCGTCTTCCTATCGAGGTTCTTTGCGAATGCGAAAGCCGGGATTATCTTCGTTGCAAGCGGGACAAGATGGGGCATATCCTGGAATTATACGGGGATGAGGATGCTGAAAACGATGCAAAGGCTTCTTCTTGTTCCTGTAAAGGAAAATAA